One Maniola jurtina chromosome 24, ilManJurt1.1, whole genome shotgun sequence DNA window includes the following coding sequences:
- the LOC123877713 gene encoding uncharacterized protein LOC123877713: protein MAATVSTPINTVSRENLVVLIRNNVLNSSVEFTPDTDAMETESPVRKRGNLQPIIKKLFHSPISPQSPEQTAVTRRKIEKNRKRKRQEMLIPDSDEQIKMAYVKERDEYSPDAYAGMRKRVLISLFHNKEYSMDMGE, encoded by the exons atggccgccacagTATCGACGCCGATTAACACAGTTTCGCGGGAGAATTTAGTGGTTTTGATCAGGAACAATGTGTTGAATAGTTCCGTGGAGTTCACGCCCGATACTGATGCG ATGGAAACAGAATCTCCTGTGCGCAAACGAGGAAACCTACAGCCAATAATAAAGAAACTATTCCATTCTCCAATTTCTCCACAAAGTCCAGAACAAACAGCTGTAACTAGGAGAAAGATAGAGAAgaatagaaaaagaaagagGCAAGAGATGCTCATTCCAGATTCTGATGAACAAATCAAGATGGCGTATGTGAAAGAAAGGGACGAATATAGCCCGGACGCGTATGCGGGAATGAGAAAGCGTGTGCTGATCAGTCTGTTTCATAACAAAGAGTATTCTATGGATATGGGTGAATAG